The following are from one region of the Klebsiella aerogenes genome:
- a CDS encoding alkyl sulfatase dimerization domain-containing protein yields the protein MKNVKIIPLAAIIAALLLPSWAGSQELGPLNSPVRSQDPANFNSKEVLSHLAPAIWTGKNLAYTQPAPTIAVAQTEYAKMMQQTIQEVVKGHIYHAYGFQLASTLIIKGDKGLIIIDPGSDDDSAKATRDAFIKAVPDAANMPIDAIIYTHRHPDHAFGSTGWGVTQADADSGKVKVIASENFVPDLVNDVGVVGNILTQRTAYAAGYVAPGPEGPVHFGIGPAFGAGPISFVMPNELVKTGEPLKTTIDGVQLEIFHAYGDAGEDEIAIYLPQYHHLHGSETVQGETFPNLYTLRGTSYRDVDKWMEGVNHLLQYAHEANSYSGSHMRAWEGKDFIVQRIQNYRDAIQYVHDQAIYWINLGYKRDDLAEKVILPEPYASDPWLQEYYGTVAHSVRNIYDGYLGWWEGDATQLARPGVVELSRQYVAAMGGRDKVIEIGKKAIADKNYGWAAEVLTHLTRVDPNDMEPRKLKAEALRQWAYAQTNIYWRAFAISDAKELDGTLDRSHPWNFADPAIVKVLPTNAILKTMRVRLNAERAKGQTLNIQFSTSDTNENSGYQVRNEIAAFVDGKLPSADATIKGTKEQILKTVATGKLAEGVTVDGDKAKADTFLGLFDVITPNNVNLVLPPDAKLNPQG from the coding sequence ATGAAAAATGTCAAGATTATCCCTCTGGCAGCAATTATTGCTGCACTGCTCTTACCTTCATGGGCAGGCTCCCAGGAACTGGGTCCATTGAACAGCCCGGTTCGGAGTCAGGATCCGGCTAATTTCAACAGCAAGGAAGTACTATCCCACCTCGCCCCGGCTATCTGGACAGGTAAAAATCTGGCTTACACCCAACCAGCCCCGACGATTGCGGTAGCGCAGACTGAATACGCCAAGATGATGCAGCAGACTATTCAGGAAGTGGTCAAGGGGCATATTTACCATGCCTATGGATTCCAGTTGGCCTCTACGCTCATTATTAAAGGTGACAAAGGGCTGATAATTATCGATCCGGGTTCCGATGATGATAGTGCTAAAGCCACGAGAGATGCATTCATTAAGGCGGTGCCAGATGCCGCCAACATGCCGATAGATGCAATTATTTATACCCACCGCCATCCTGACCATGCTTTTGGCTCTACCGGCTGGGGCGTGACTCAGGCCGATGCTGATTCCGGTAAAGTGAAAGTCATCGCGTCTGAGAACTTTGTACCTGACCTGGTGAATGACGTTGGCGTGGTGGGTAATATTCTGACTCAGCGTACAGCCTACGCGGCAGGTTATGTGGCGCCGGGGCCAGAAGGTCCGGTGCATTTTGGCATTGGGCCAGCATTTGGTGCAGGACCGATTTCCTTTGTTATGCCTAATGAGCTGGTCAAAACCGGGGAACCGCTAAAAACTACCATTGATGGCGTTCAGCTGGAAATCTTCCATGCCTACGGGGATGCCGGCGAAGATGAAATCGCGATTTATCTACCGCAGTATCACCACCTGCACGGTTCCGAAACGGTTCAGGGGGAAACCTTCCCGAACCTCTACACACTCCGTGGAACGTCCTATCGTGATGTGGATAAGTGGATGGAAGGGGTAAACCACTTGCTCCAGTATGCTCATGAAGCCAACTCCTATTCAGGCTCTCACATGCGCGCCTGGGAAGGAAAAGACTTTATTGTACAACGTATTCAGAACTATCGTGATGCCATTCAGTACGTCCATGACCAGGCGATTTACTGGATTAATCTGGGCTATAAACGTGATGACCTGGCCGAGAAGGTTATTCTTCCTGAACCTTATGCTAGCGACCCATGGTTACAAGAATACTATGGCACTGTTGCCCACTCCGTGCGCAACATTTATGACGGATATCTGGGGTGGTGGGAAGGGGATGCTACCCAGTTAGCCCGTCCTGGCGTAGTGGAACTATCCAGACAGTATGTTGCGGCTATGGGAGGACGCGACAAAGTAATTGAGATTGGTAAGAAGGCAATCGCGGACAAAAATTATGGCTGGGCTGCAGAAGTACTAACTCACTTAACTCGTGTTGATCCTAATGATATGGAGCCGCGTAAACTGAAAGCGGAGGCGTTACGTCAGTGGGCCTATGCGCAGACCAATATCTACTGGCGTGCATTCGCTATTTCTGATGCTAAAGAACTGGATGGTACACTTGACCGTTCTCATCCATGGAACTTTGCTGACCCTGCAATCGTAAAAGTGCTACCGACCAACGCGATTCTGAAAACAATGCGTGTGCGCCTGAATGCGGAACGAGCAAAAGGCCAGACCCTGAATATTCAGTTCAGTACAAGCGATACAAATGAAAATTCCGGGTATCAGGTCCGTAATGAAATTGCCGCTTTCGTTGATGGCAAGCTGCCTTCAGCAGACGCAACTATTAAAGGAACCAAGGAGCAGATTCTGAAAACGGTGGCCACCGGCAAACTGGCTGAGGGCGTAACAGTGGACGGCGATAAAGCTAAAGCAGATACGTTCCTGGGCTTGTTTGATGTGATCACTCCAAACAATGTTAACCTCGTGCTGCCGCCTGATGCAAAATTAAATCCTCAGGGTTAA
- a CDS encoding YebF family protein, translating into MKKLTIAMVIIAVIIVLVTYLLFNPALNEGTQDNCQTEYDKQAIDIVKQDYLENRLPRWSEEVSKLGTPTPTLSFGNVRIDAGAYSVDFKITGPKSTIDRIGIVDCKNHSVEYSIIN; encoded by the coding sequence ATCATTGCCGTTATTATTGTCCTCGTTACATATCTTTTATTTAATCCTGCATTGAATGAAGGTACCCAAGACAACTGCCAAACAGAATATGATAAACAGGCAATTGATATCGTTAAGCAAGATTATCTTGAAAACAGGTTGCCGAGGTGGAGCGAAGAGGTTTCTAAATTAGGCACACCGACACCAACCTTAAGCTTTGGAAATGTGAGAATCGATGCTGGCGCCTATTCTGTCGATTTTAAGATAACTGGACCAAAATCAACAATTGATAGAATTGGCATCGTTGATTGCAAAAATCACTCCGTCGAATACTCCATAATTAATTAA